The window GTGAAAAAATTAATGCACAGTTCAAGCTTGAATAACACCAGCATTTCACGGTTTGGAGtgaaaacagagaaggaagatCACCTGGCCAAGGTACGACAGGTTCTTGCCTTTCTGGGGGAACCTGGAAGCTGGGAAAGGACTGGATGAATGGATGCTGCCTTGTAAAACTGGAATCAGTATCCCTGAAGTGAAGTGGCCATTACAAATGCTGCAATTAATGGTAGCAGGCCCTGACAGCACGTTGTGTTTATAAACACTTGAAATTATCCCtaaaattataagaaaaaaacGTGTTGAAGGCTGAGGAAAGCAATTACCAACCACAACATCAGTCCTTCACAGTTACTCTGTGTTCATGTACTTTATTAATTATACATATTCATGCACTCACCTTATTACAATAATTATTAAATTTGCATATTTTGGAACTTTGGGGAAATGCAGAACACACGGTGCAAGTGCTAAGTGCAGAATTGTCTGGGAAAACAATGTAAccattctctttttctcctctccaaagGAACTGGAAGATCTGAATAAGTGGGGTCTGAACATATTTAACGTGGCCAGGTATTCCCACAACAGGCCCCTCACCTGCATCATGTACGCCATATTCCAGGtgtgtccctccctgcccagctctgctggggtttCACAGCACTGTTGGAATTTCTAATTGCTTTCTGGTTTGTTGCCTTCTCCAGCACGATCTCCTTGCCTGATACATGCCCGTGTGTTTGTGCCTTTCATTACACAGGAGCGAGACCTCCTAAAAACCTTCAAGATCTCCTCGGACACGTTTGTGACGTACATGATGACGCTGGAGGATCACTACCACTCAGATGTGGCCTACCACAACAGCCTGCACGCTGCTGATGTTGCCCAGTCCACCCATGTTCTGCTCTCTACCCCTGCCCTGGATGTGAGTTGTCTTGTCTGAGCTGAGTTGTGTtgggcagggatgggtttgAAGGTGGGATGGGCATTTCTTGCTTTTCCAAGGGCTTGGATTCCTGCCAGGGATCCttcaggcactgagctctgccctgtgggaccagggacagcacctgAGGaatgctggagctgtgccagggcagggacagggcacagggaatggctggagctgtgccagggcagggacagggcacagggaatggctggagctgtgccagggcagagacagggcacagggaatggctggagctgtgccagggcagggacagggcacaaggaatggctggagctgtgccagggcagggatagggcacagggaatggctggagctgtgccaggacagggatggcacccagggaatggctggagctgtgtcagggcagggacagcacccagggaagggctggggctgtgccagggcagggacagcacccagggaaagggctggagctgtgccaggacagggacagcacccagggaagggctggagctgtgccagggcagggacagggcacagggaatggctggagctgtgccagggcaggggcagggcacagggaatggctggagctgtgccagggcaggggcaggttggatctcagggaaaggtccttcccccagagggtggtgggcactgcccaggctccccagggcagtgggcagagccccaaggctgccagagctccaggagggtttggatgatgctctggggcacagggagtgactcctggggctgggcctgggcagggctgagggttggactgggtggtccttgtgggtcccttccagctcagcacatcctgGGGTTCTGTGATTAAGAaatctcagcagcagctctgcctgaagTCGCTGTTGCATCTTCAGGAGCACAAGCAGCTTGTAGACCTTTCTTCTGAGTCAGTGGCTTGTCCtcagaaaactaattttaaaaagcacaattTGTTTCTCTAAATCAGCCTTCCAAACTGTTGAGAGATAAAACCTAAGGAGCTCTCTGACaaattccttctttccttcctagGCTGTCTTCACAGATTTGGAAATCCTTGCTGCAATTTTCGCAGCTGCAATTCATGATGTGGATCACCCCGGGGTCTCCAATCAATTTCTGATTAATACAAGTGAGTTTTGTTTGGAATACAATCATAACTTCATCCACAAATTTGGAAACCAGTGGAAATGCTTTTTCCATTACATACATGATGACTTGCAGGCTGCATTGCCCTCTCAAAATGCTGTGCAGTAAATGAGGGAGACGTTTGGAAATAAAGcagtaattaaaatgaaattcctCACAAAGGGAGCTATTGTAGTACAATTTGTGAAGTGCCCTTGTGAACATTACTACTTGCTAACATGTAATAATTCTTCTAGTCCTGAGTGCAAATTTTACCATTAATGTAAGAGAAATAATGCTATTGCTATTGACAACCATGAAGCTAAATATTGGGGCTCATCCTGGGCTCTGCAAGAGGCTGAGCATGGATCTGGATTTCAGAATATGGGTATTGTTCTGTTTTAGAAAGAGTGTTTGCAGGATTCTGTTGTCAGTGACTCTGAAGCCATAACTAAGTCAACTGAGTATTATTTTGTTTGCTGGGACTGAGCAAAGGCTGTTtgtgttacacacacacattctggGGTTATCAGACCACAGGCTCTTGGCTCTCATGGAGCAAAAACccatcacagaatcctggaaccATCTCctttccaccccctgccatgggcagggacaccttccactagcccaggttgctccaaaccccatccaacctggacctggacacttccagggatgagatATCCCTGAGCAAAGAAACTTTGCCCCATTTCTTGCACACAGATAAAACATTTCAGTGCCCAGGAGAAGTGTGGGTTGTTGGAAGTGCCCATTTCACATGCTGGAGTCACAGATCTGTGTTCCTTTGGCAGATTCCGAGCTGGCCCTGATGTACAACGACGAATCCGTCCTGGAGAACCACCACCTTGCTGTGGGGTtcaaactgctccaggaggagcaCTGTGACATCTTCCAGAACCTGACCAAGAAGCAGCGCCAGACGCTGCGGAAGATGGTGATCGACATGGTAAGAGCTGTGCCCACTCTGCCCCTCTTCCTCACCCCAAAACTGCCCTCTGTGTGAGGCTGCCCCCCCTGACATCCCGTCCTTCCACTTCTCCCCAGGTGTTGGCCACCGATATGTCCAAGCACATGAGTCTGTTGGCTGACCTGAAGACTATGGTGGAAACTAAGAAGGTGACCAGTTCAGGAGTTCTCCTTCTGGACAACTACACAGACAGAATACAGGTACAGCAATCAAATCCCTGTGTCGTGTGTTTGGCTCAGGGGTGAAGAAACCACGCCCCTGTTTTCACTGTGGCTTTTCAGCTGATCATGTGTAGAAGCTGCTGACCTAAATTTTCAGCAGTCATTTTCCTCTGCACTAAGAACAGGTACAAGGTGGTCCCACATATTTGAGGTGAAGGGGGATGATGGTTTTTGTAACACTTGGAGCATCTAAGTTTAAACATGCACATTCTGTTGAGGTCAGTCCATAAGAGTGAGTTTTTGAGGGTTCCCAAATTTCCCTGCTGCTTTCTCCCACTTGTTTCTCCTGCAATAGCATTGCAAGAACTTTAATTTGTGGCTCTACACCTAAAGCAACTCCCAGGGAACTAAAATTAGTGACGTGCAATCTGTTCCCTATATAATGTAACCCTTGATTTACAGAAATGAcaaagcagtgctggcacagggtcACATGGTGAGCAGGGCAAGATACATCCTGATCTGCTCTGCACTTTGATGACCAGTTTCTTAACCAGCTCATGGGAAAActccttcatttttttatttaagactGCTGGTGTTAAGTCACTCTGTTGCTGTCTCAGACCTTTGGGCCAGTTAGTCAGGCACATCTTGTGGGTGTCTGGGAGGGATATTACTCATTTAATAAAGTAGGAGTATTTAATCTATTTCCATGAGAGCATGGAAATGAATTTTGAATGGTGGGAAGCACCTGCATTCAAAAACAAACCTGTGTGATGTCAGCAACATTGTCACAACTGCACCCCGTGTAAGTGCTGAGTTGTCTGAACAGCAGAGAGCACATGTTGCTTCTGAAGGGACTGTGGCAGCTGAGCTCATCTGTGGAgatacagaatcccagaatcccaggctgGTTTGCATGGggagggactttaaagctcatttagtccaacccctgccatgggcacggacacctcccactatcccagggtgctccaagccctgcccagcctggccttggacacttccagggatccaggggaagctacagcttctctgcccagcctgtgccagggcctcacagagaagaatattttcctatatcccacctatccctgccctctggcagtgggaagccattccctgtgtcctgtccctccctccattgtccccagtccctctccagctctcctggagccccttcaggccctgccaggggctctcaggtgtccctggagccttctcttctccaggtgaccccacagctttcccagcctggctccaaaggggctccagccctggagaatctctgtggcctcctctggacttgctccagcaggtccatgtcttCAGCGTGGGACAGTGGAACAATGTCAATATTTTTATGGGCTGTTTCATAAACAAAGAGCCTTGTGGTTAAATGTTCTGCAATAAGTGAGCAGATGCAGCTTGAGACCATCCTCTGCTCCCATTAATTCTATGGGGTTTCTGATTCCTGTAATTGCAGGTTCTCCGGAATATGGTACATTGTGCAGACCTGAGCAATCCCACCAAGTCCCTGGAGCTGTACCGGCAGTGGACGGACAGGATCATGGAGGAGTTCTTCCAGCAGGGAGacaaggagagggagagggggatgGAGATCAGCCCAATGTGTGACAAACACACTGCCTCGGTGGAGAAATCCCAGGTAaccagccctgagctgcagttctgctTTCTGAAGCAGAGACAAAACTCACCTGCTTTCTCCAGCACAGTTAGGCAAAGAGCCAGCTGTTCATGGGGTTGGTTCTGATCCTCCCTGGCATCCAGCTGGGCCTGAAGCTCCCACAGCCTGGAGAGGCTGCTCAGcctcctctgtgccccctgGCATCTCCTCCTTCCACACACGTGTTCATCTTGCCCTGTTTGTGTCCCAGTTTCCAGGGGGACTTGGTTTCCTTGTGTTCCCCTGGCTGgaaaagagcagctctgctctccccatcctcctgccaggactctcctgctctcacaccCTCTGCTCATTTAGTACCTCCTAAACACACTGACACTGTACCCTGGGTTGGACATTTAGAGCAGCGCCAGCCCCACTGATCTACAGGGTCAGGAGCTTCTCCCAGCTGGGATCCACTTCAGGACACTGGAAAAGTCGGTGCCAGTCGATATTCAGGACAGTTTTGTAGTGCATTGTCTGGCCAGTTAagtcagagctctgctggagctgctgggcagggtgaAGTCACAGGAATACTCATTTCTGTCAATACGAACCTTAAAAGGAGCTGGATTTGCCCCATTTTTCGAGAAGAACTGGCTCATCTCAGGTTCTGATTCACAGATTAAATGGCTTCAAGGTCAGATTTTGTTCTGATCTGCGTAGAACAGGCCATAAAATTTCACCCAGATAGTCTGTAATGAAACCAGTAATTTATGTTTGCCTAAACATATTCCAGCTTTTATATAAGGGTGTCCTGGTTGTTGTTTTTGAATGACTCGAGCAAGTCATCATTGAGGTTTTTCAGCTTGAATAAGTAACAGAACTGATGATAATTATTTCCAAATGTCCTGTCAGGCTAAGCCAAGTGGTTTCAAAATTATTCACTCAACCACATGGTGATTTTGTTGGAAAAATCTGTCTGATTTAACCTACCAAGAAGTGAATCCTTCAACCAGGCCTGGCCAGAGACCACTCATGTGCTCTGCATGGGAGCTCCAATCAGTTATTTGTTTCACAAATGCACTTCACAGAGGCttcaaaatggcatttttgctttggaaaaaaaggcaggagtTGCACAAAATGGCCCTTGTGGAGATCccaaaggagaaaggaaggtgctggagggaaagaaggagTGGATTGGAAAAAAGTGTGCAAGTATTTCAGAGCTTGAGATGTCACCTCTTTACGTCAAAATATTTTAGGATCGCTGCTGAGCCACGTGGCTATTCCATGTTATTCCATTTTTCCCATGCTTTGGGATGTTTTTAAGGAAACAGTGACCCTGTTAATGAGTGCTGATCTTTACCCGttggtgctgcagagccctggagcATTTTGGGTGGCAGCAAATCCATGAGCCAAGCTCAcagaatccttttttttttttccctctcaaaaCATGTGCTGCAGGAAATTTTCATCACCTTTTTGTTTGAGCTGCCTCAACTGTATGTTACAATTGAATGTTAATGGTTCTATTGACATCCTGTTGTGTCTGAAGGAGCCATGTGTGACTTCCAAAGCAAACATCTGCACGCTGGGGCTGGTTCCTCGGAGAGCCATTTCCCTGCTGCACAGAAACCTTGTCCAGCAGAGCGAGGAGAAGTGACACATTCTGCCAAGGGGGAAGAATTTCAATCCTCTTTATGGCCATTCAGTTTTCTCCATCCTGGACGTACGTCCTCTCTTAGTCAGACAATTGGAGGATGATTTAGCTCAGAGCTTACGCCGGCGGAAGGACTGACGGACTCAGCCGCAGCCCTCACTCTTTCCACCCCTGACACGTCACTCCAGGGCACTCAGGCAGTGGCAGCCTGTCCTCTTCGTGCAGGAGGAGGGTTCTTGGGATGAGCTGACCTGCTTTCTGGGCTCTTTCCAACACAGAATGAAAGAGAATCTCTAGCTGGGCCAGCTCCGCAGAGAAAAAGTGGCTGCTTtggcagagggaggagaaaaactGCAATATTTAAAGTGAAATGGTTCAGAATAGGCACAAACTGCACACCACAGCAAAACACACCTAAAGCTTGAATTTCAGTCTGTAAAGGCAGGACATTCAGCCTTGGGATGGCTGCTCATCTTGGGAGCTCTGGTGTATTCCCAGCTCTCAGCCAAGTGTGTATCCTGGGCTAAGGGTGGAATGGCCACAAATGCACCAGCCGTGCCCCCAGTCCCCAGGGAATCCTCTCTGAGAGGAGCAGGGATATTTAAAATCCCACATGCTGCCAGGGATGGAATTGGCAGCTCCATCTCTTGGGTTTCCTGTTGGGTCCTGCTTTTAGTTAAACTTTCATCCAAGGTTTGATTTTGAACATCAGCCCAACCCAGTTCTGTAGGTGCAGCTCTGGGTGTTGGATGATTCTGTCGGCAATTCAGCTGCGCTGCTTTGGGCACTTGCTCTGTTTTGCTTGTGAAATTGAGGTGGTATTGCCATAAATGGCACTTTTTAGACACCCACCTGCTCCTCGTCATTCCCTTCCCCTCagtgtgtgtgttcctgtgttTCCAGGTGGGATTCATCGACTACATCGTGCACCCTCTCTGGGAGACGTGGGCAGACCTGGTGCAGCCCGACGCCCAGGACATCCTGGACACTCTGGAGGACAACAGGAACTGGTACCAGAGCATGATACCTCAGAGCCCGTCCCCTCCCCTGGAGGAGCGGGGCCAGGACTGCCAGGGCCTCATGGAGAAGTTCCAGTTTGAACTGACGCTGGAGGAGGAGGACTCGGACGGGCCGGAGAAGGACGGGGAGAGCATCGGCTACTTCAGCAATACACAGACACTCTGCGTGGCTGAGCCGGGGGAGGAGGAGCCCCAGAGGGAGGCAAACATAGAGATTGTGACAGAGGACACGTCTCCTGTCGACACATAATGTCCTGGCCCCGTGTGAGTGGATTTTAAACACTTAAGGAGCATGCAAGCGGTCTCACGGACAGCCTGCAGCGGGGTCTGAGGCCGCTGCCACAGTGGCTGAAAGACCCTCCCAGCTACTTGAGATTGGAGTCAGGGTTAAAGATCGTGTAGTGAATGATTGCTCAGGAAATTACCAGGTGATTTACGTTGTGGTTTGAGCCTTGTCAGCCAAGAGCATCGTGTTGTCCTGGAGCTGGCTTGGGTCGGGACTGAGGCGTCAATGACACACAACTGAGAGATTTTATACTGTTAGTTTTGGAATTTATACCAGTTAGACTGATAGAAACTACTGATTAATAACTCTCCATTATAAAACCTGTCCACCCGACCACCTGTCTGCAGACCTGTGTGCCTTCTTTGTAAACACTTTCATGTCTTTTCAAGAGTCTCTCAATTAAACACACGGAGTTTAGTTTTCAAAAGCGACACAAAGTGTTTCAGAATTGACGGATACTTTTTTGATTCTTCCTGTTACAAGAAGcagtcttcctttttttcatggGCAATACCTGTCACTTTGTTGCAGTTAACCACTTTGACAGACTAAACAGGAGGGGAAACCCTCTGGTTTGCATTACTGCACCTTTAATCGTCTTCTCAATCCCCCCAGTGACCCATTTTCAGTCACGTCATGCCATTGTGCACCGTCTCCGTTCTCTGGCTTGGAAGGACAGTGTGTTTCCTCCCCGGGGGTGGTCGTGGTGAGCAGGACAGAGGGCAGGTTGTCCCCATGGCCCAGTGCAGTCCATCCCTGAGTAGGGCAGTGTGTGACACGCCTTCCCCCTCGGCAGCTCCTCGGAATTTGCACGCTCGGATGTTTGTGTTTCTCTGGCCTCTCGTCCACGTTTCTAGGTTTAGGCCCAGCACCCTCCTCCTGCACTGCCTCGAGCTCTAACACCTCCATTACTGTTTATAACAGTGTATTTATTACGTCATGTATATACTGTAATGTTTTGTAAGTTATTAATTTATATGAATTAGCATTGCCTGTCGGCGGCGATGTTAACGGTGTAGAAAACTCGGAATAagagttgcctttttttcttgtaacCTTTTGTATTGCATAAAGTCCAAGAACCTGAACAAAGCTGGAGAGACAGACACAACCCAGGAAGGGCATTTGGGTGGCAGCCACCCGTGGGAGGGGTGACACCAGACCCCAGGGCGGGTGGCAGTGACCGGGGCGAGGGGAGGCAAACCAAGACACCCCCCGCGAACGGGACGGCTTTAAATGTCACCTTCCAATTTCTGAACGACCCAATGTGAATTTCTATGACAAAAATGTGAACTGATGTAATAATTGTGCTGTGAAACTTCCTCTGACAAAGCTTGTCCGGCATCGTGAGAGGTGTCAATCTCAGTCTGTAAAATACGTTTCAAGCTTTTTGGTCCAACTTGTGACTAACTAGTTCATGACAATAGCACAGTTGTGCATGATCAGTGGGTTTGTTTGTCTGTTGAACACTGCATTGTTCCAGGTGGTTATTTTATTGTTTCCAGAAGTTTCACACAATGTATGTTATAGTATTATATATTGTGTTCAGATGCATTCTTAAGAGATTTTTATATGAAGTGAATAAATGAGAGCATGACCCTGCCTGTGGCTCTTCGTGATGCTTTTGTCAACAAGCCAGCATGGGCTGTGTCACCAGTGCTGGGGGACAGCAGATGGAGCCTCCACACCCAGAACATGCCTGTGGCCCAAACCCAGAACCCTCTCTTGGCTCAAACCCAGAACTACCCACAGCCAAAACCCAGGACCTCCCACAGCTGAAACCCAGGACCTCACACAGCCAAATCCAGAATGCTCTTGCAGCCAAAACCCAGAACCTCCCACAGCCAAAACCCAGAACCCTTTCGGCTAAAATCCAGAACCTCACACAGCCAAAACCCAGAAACTCCCACAGCTGAAACCCAGGACCTCACACAGCCAAATCCAGAATGCTCTTGCAGCCAAAACCCAGAACCTCCCACAGCCAAAACCCAGAACCACCCACGGCCAAAACCCAGAACCCTTTCGGCTAAAACCCGGAACCACCCACAGCCAAAACCCAGGACTTCACACAGCCAAAACCCAGGATTTCACACAGCTGAAACCCAGGACCTCACACAGCTGAAACCCAGGACTTCACACAGCTGAAACCCAGGACCTCACACAGCCAAATCCAGAATGCTCTTGCAGCCAAAACCCAGAACCACCCACAGCCAAAACCCAGAACCTCACACAGCTGAAACCCAGGAACTCCCAAAGCTGAAACCCAGAACCTCACACAGCCAAAACCCAGAACGTCCCACAGCCAAACCCCAGGACCTCCCAAAGCTGAAACCCAGAACCTCCCAGAGCCAAACCCAGAACCATCCACAGCCAAAACCCAGAACCTCACACAGCTGAAACCCAGGACCTCCCACAACCAAATCCAGAATGCACTTTGCAGCCAAAACCCAGAACCTCCCACAGCCAAAACCCAGAACCCTCTCGGTTAAAACCTGGAACCACACACAGCCAAAACCCAGGACTTCACACAGCTGAAACCCAGGACCTCCCAAAGCTGAAACCCAGaaccctctctcctcccttggCT of the Pithys albifrons albifrons isolate INPA30051 chromosome 10, PitAlb_v1, whole genome shotgun sequence genome contains:
- the PDE4B gene encoding 3',5'-cyclic-AMP phosphodiesterase 4B isoform X6 yields the protein MGFGRQRLKHFKRMLNRELTHLSEMSRSGNQVSEYISNTFLDKQNDVEIPSPTQKDREKKKKQQLMTQISGVKKLMHSSSLNNTSISRFGVKTEKEDHLAKELEDLNKWGLNIFNVARYSHNRPLTCIMYAIFQERDLLKTFKISSDTFVTYMMTLEDHYHSDVAYHNSLHAADVAQSTHVLLSTPALDAVFTDLEILAAIFAAAIHDVDHPGVSNQFLINTNSELALMYNDESVLENHHLAVGFKLLQEEHCDIFQNLTKKQRQTLRKMVIDMVLATDMSKHMSLLADLKTMVETKKVTSSGVLLLDNYTDRIQVLRNMVHCADLSNPTKSLELYRQWTDRIMEEFFQQGDKERERGMEISPMCDKHTASVEKSQVGFIDYIVHPLWETWADLVQPDAQDILDTLEDNRNWYQSMIPQSPSPPLEERGQDCQGLMEKFQFELTLEEEDSDGPEKDGESIGYFSNTQTLCVAEPGEEEPQREANIEIVTEDTSPVDT
- the PDE4B gene encoding 3',5'-cyclic-AMP phosphodiesterase 4B isoform X4 — translated: MLNPLTLTDLWEEPYQKLAMETLEELDWCLDQLETIQTYRSVSEMASNKFKRMLNRELTHLSEMSRSGNQVSEYISNTFLDKQNDVEIPSPTQKDREKKKKQQLMTQISGVKKLMHSSSLNNTSISRFGVKTEKEDHLAKELEDLNKWGLNIFNVARYSHNRPLTCIMYAIFQERDLLKTFKISSDTFVTYMMTLEDHYHSDVAYHNSLHAADVAQSTHVLLSTPALDAVFTDLEILAAIFAAAIHDVDHPGVSNQFLINTNSELALMYNDESVLENHHLAVGFKLLQEEHCDIFQNLTKKQRQTLRKMVIDMVLATDMSKHMSLLADLKTMVETKKVTSSGVLLLDNYTDRIQVLRNMVHCADLSNPTKSLELYRQWTDRIMEEFFQQGDKERERGMEISPMCDKHTASVEKSQVGFIDYIVHPLWETWADLVQPDAQDILDTLEDNRNWYQSMIPQSPSPPLEERGQDCQGLMEKFQFELTLEEEDSDGPEKDGESIGYFSNTQTLCVAEPGEEEPQREANIEIVTEDTSPVDT
- the PDE4B gene encoding 3',5'-cyclic-AMP phosphodiesterase 4B isoform X5 translates to MPEANYLLSVSWGYIKFKRMLNRELTHLSEMSRSGNQVSEYISNTFLDKQNDVEIPSPTQKDREKKKKQQLMTQISGVKKLMHSSSLNNTSISRFGVKTEKEDHLAKELEDLNKWGLNIFNVARYSHNRPLTCIMYAIFQERDLLKTFKISSDTFVTYMMTLEDHYHSDVAYHNSLHAADVAQSTHVLLSTPALDAVFTDLEILAAIFAAAIHDVDHPGVSNQFLINTNSELALMYNDESVLENHHLAVGFKLLQEEHCDIFQNLTKKQRQTLRKMVIDMVLATDMSKHMSLLADLKTMVETKKVTSSGVLLLDNYTDRIQVLRNMVHCADLSNPTKSLELYRQWTDRIMEEFFQQGDKERERGMEISPMCDKHTASVEKSQVGFIDYIVHPLWETWADLVQPDAQDILDTLEDNRNWYQSMIPQSPSPPLEERGQDCQGLMEKFQFELTLEEEDSDGPEKDGESIGYFSNTQTLCVAEPGEEEPQREANIEIVTEDTSPVDT
- the PDE4B gene encoding 3',5'-cyclic-AMP phosphodiesterase 4B isoform X1 yields the protein MKKSRSVMTVTADENSLEYLECGLSKSYSTSSHTLGIDLWRGRRCCSGNLQLPPLAQRQTEKAKTPDRDIVCRPTTLPLLTPPSIAITTYQDCFDVENGPSPGRSPLDPQASSSSGLVLHTTFPGHSQRRESFLYRSDSDYDLSPKTMSRNSSLPSEQHGDDLIVTPFAQVLASLRSVRNNFTLLTNLHGTSNKRSPATSQPPVSRVNLQEEPYQKLAMETLEELDWCLDQLETIQTYRSVSEMASNKFKRMLNRELTHLSEMSRSGNQVSEYISNTFLDKQNDVEIPSPTQKDREKKKKQQLMTQISGVKKLMHSSSLNNTSISRFGVKTEKEDHLAKELEDLNKWGLNIFNVARYSHNRPLTCIMYAIFQERDLLKTFKISSDTFVTYMMTLEDHYHSDVAYHNSLHAADVAQSTHVLLSTPALDAVFTDLEILAAIFAAAIHDVDHPGVSNQFLINTNSELALMYNDESVLENHHLAVGFKLLQEEHCDIFQNLTKKQRQTLRKMVIDMVLATDMSKHMSLLADLKTMVETKKVTSSGVLLLDNYTDRIQVLRNMVHCADLSNPTKSLELYRQWTDRIMEEFFQQGDKERERGMEISPMCDKHTASVEKSQVGFIDYIVHPLWETWADLVQPDAQDILDTLEDNRNWYQSMIPQSPSPPLEERGQDCQGLMEKFQFELTLEEEDSDGPEKDGESIGYFSNTQTLCVAEPGEEEPQREANIEIVTEDTSPVDT
- the PDE4B gene encoding 3',5'-cyclic-AMP phosphodiesterase 4B isoform X2, producing the protein MTAKEASRELATPDSELYIRTFKEQMHLELELPKLPGTRPTSPKISPRSSPRNSPCFFRKLLVNKSIRQRRRFTVAHTCFDVENGPSPGRSPLDPQASSSSGLVLHTTFPGHSQRRESFLYRSDSDYDLSPKTMSRNSSLPSEQHGDDLIVTPFAQVLASLRSVRNNFTLLTNLHGTSNKRSPATSQPPVSRVNLQEEPYQKLAMETLEELDWCLDQLETIQTYRSVSEMASNKFKRMLNRELTHLSEMSRSGNQVSEYISNTFLDKQNDVEIPSPTQKDREKKKKQQLMTQISGVKKLMHSSSLNNTSISRFGVKTEKEDHLAKELEDLNKWGLNIFNVARYSHNRPLTCIMYAIFQERDLLKTFKISSDTFVTYMMTLEDHYHSDVAYHNSLHAADVAQSTHVLLSTPALDAVFTDLEILAAIFAAAIHDVDHPGVSNQFLINTNSELALMYNDESVLENHHLAVGFKLLQEEHCDIFQNLTKKQRQTLRKMVIDMVLATDMSKHMSLLADLKTMVETKKVTSSGVLLLDNYTDRIQVLRNMVHCADLSNPTKSLELYRQWTDRIMEEFFQQGDKERERGMEISPMCDKHTASVEKSQVGFIDYIVHPLWETWADLVQPDAQDILDTLEDNRNWYQSMIPQSPSPPLEERGQDCQGLMEKFQFELTLEEEDSDGPEKDGESIGYFSNTQTLCVAEPGEEEPQREANIEIVTEDTSPVDT
- the PDE4B gene encoding 3',5'-cyclic-AMP phosphodiesterase 4B isoform X3: MLNVNILPNRRHSWICFDVENGPSPGRSPLDPQASSSSGLVLHTTFPGHSQRRESFLYRSDSDYDLSPKTMSRNSSLPSEQHGDDLIVTPFAQVLASLRSVRNNFTLLTNLHGTSNKRSPATSQPPVSRVNLQEEPYQKLAMETLEELDWCLDQLETIQTYRSVSEMASNKFKRMLNRELTHLSEMSRSGNQVSEYISNTFLDKQNDVEIPSPTQKDREKKKKQQLMTQISGVKKLMHSSSLNNTSISRFGVKTEKEDHLAKELEDLNKWGLNIFNVARYSHNRPLTCIMYAIFQERDLLKTFKISSDTFVTYMMTLEDHYHSDVAYHNSLHAADVAQSTHVLLSTPALDAVFTDLEILAAIFAAAIHDVDHPGVSNQFLINTNSELALMYNDESVLENHHLAVGFKLLQEEHCDIFQNLTKKQRQTLRKMVIDMVLATDMSKHMSLLADLKTMVETKKVTSSGVLLLDNYTDRIQVLRNMVHCADLSNPTKSLELYRQWTDRIMEEFFQQGDKERERGMEISPMCDKHTASVEKSQVGFIDYIVHPLWETWADLVQPDAQDILDTLEDNRNWYQSMIPQSPSPPLEERGQDCQGLMEKFQFELTLEEEDSDGPEKDGESIGYFSNTQTLCVAEPGEEEPQREANIEIVTEDTSPVDT